Genomic window ([Empedobacter] haloabium):
CGGCAGGCCACGCGCCGTGTCGCCATCGGCATACAGGGACGAACCCTTGGCCGGATCGACCTTGACCGCTGCGGGATGGGCCGCGTCGGCGGCGAACGCCGTGCCCGAGAAAATCATCAACGCTGTGAATATGGAATGTACCACCGGTGTAAACGCACGATTCATTCAGACACCCTACAGAGACGAGTCGATAAAAGGGCCGCAGCGACGCGGACCGCAAGCCAGGTAATTCCTTATTGTACAATAGCTTCCCCGGCCAAAAAGCCTGTCTCCCTAGCGTTTCCCCTGATCTCCATGTCCAAGCTCTGGCAAGCCCGCTTCTTCACGACCGTCAATCACCTGCGCGACCTGCCTCGCACGACGGTGCCCGAAATCGCCTTCGCAGGGCGCTCGAATGCGGGAAAATCCACTGCAATCAATATCTTGTGCAACCAGAAGGGTCTCGCGTTCGCGTCCAAGACGCCGGGCCGCACGCAGCACATCAACTTTTTCTCCATCGGCGGCGCCCACGTGGCAATGCACCGGAAGGACGAGACCAACGTAGCCGAAATTCGTTGCCTCCTGGCCGATTTGCCAGGGTACGGCTACGCCGAAGTATCTGGTGATGCGAAGTTGCATTGGCAGCGCCTGTTGGGCGATTATGTACAGCGACGCGAACAGCTCGCGGCGCTGGTCCTCATCATGGACGCGCGCCGCCCGTTCACCGACCTCGATATCCAGATGCTGGAATGGTTCGCCCCGACGGGTAAGCCAATCCACTGCATCCTGACGAAGGTGGACAAGCTCAATCGCAACGAATCCGTCAACGTGCTGCGCCAGGCACAGGCCAAGCTCGATAGCTATGTCGACGAGGAGGGCGAAGGCTTCCCGTTCACCGTGCAGCTGTTTTCGGCGCTGAAACGCATCGGCATCGAGGAAGCCACGGCGAAGATCGAGGAACTGCTTGGCCTGAACGTCGACGTGGCCGGCCTGGCAGCGCAGGACGAGGACGACGCCGAACAATAAACCACTGCTGAATGGACCACACCGCGATGCACAGCCCTCACTTCTCCGCCCAGTTTCCCGCCATGCGCATGCGCCGCATGCGCCGCGACCCGTTCTCGCGCGCCCTGATGCGCGAAAACGTCGTCACCGCCGCCGACCTGATCTATCCGGTGTTCATCCTGGAAGGCAGCAACCAGCGCGAACCCGTGCTGTCGATGCCGGGCGTGGAGCGGGTCTCGGTGGACCTGTTGCTGAAGGTGGCCGAGGAGTGCGTCGACCTGGGCATTCCCGTGCTGGCGCTGTTCCCCGTGATCGATTCCTCGCTGAAGACGCCGGACGGCATCGAGGCGACCAATCCGGAAGGGCTGGTGCCGCGCGCCGTGCGCGAGCTGAAAAAGCACTTCCCCGAGCTGGGCATCCTGACCGACGTGGCACTCGATCCGTACACCAGCCATGGCCAGGATGGCCTGATCGACGACAACGGCTACGTCATCAACGACATCACGACCGACATGCTGGTACGCCAGGCGCTGGCGCAGGCCGACGCCGGCGTGGACGTGGTGGCGCCATCGGACATGATGGACGGCCGCATCGGCGCGATCCGCCAGGCGCTGGAAGCGAAGAACCACATCCACACCCGCATCATGGCCTACTCGGCCAAGTACGCGTCGGCGTTCTACGGCCCGTTCCGCGACGCCGTCGGCTCGGCGAAGAACCTGGGCAAGGGCGACAAGAACCAGTACCAGATGGACCCCGCCAACAGCGACGAAGCGCTGCGCGAAGTGGCGGGCGACCTGCAGGAAGGCGCCGACATGGTGATGGTCAAGCCCGGCATGCCCTACCTGGACATCGTGCGCCGCGTGAAGGACGAGTTCAAGGTGCCGACCTTCGCCTACCAGGTCAGCGGCGAGTACGCGATGATCAAGGCGGCCGCGCAGAACGGCTGGCTCGATCACGACAAGGTCATGATGGAAGCCATGCTGGCCTTCAAGCGCGCCGGTGCCGATGGCGTGCTGACGTACTTTGCGCTGGATATCGCGCGCAAGCTGAAGCAGGCATAACCCATGGTGTCAGGCACCTGTCTCAGGGCGTTCCGCCCTGAGACAGGTGCCTGACACCGGTGTTTGCTCCCAGGTCCGGCTCGGCACGAAGCACCTGCTCCACCCACTCCCCGAACACCCGCACCTTCGGCGCGGCCATCCTCCCCTTCGGATACAGCAGCGACACCGGCATCGGGGCCGGCGGCGTCTCGGGCAGCAGCTCGACCAGCGCGCCGCTGGCCAGGTGCCGCCGCACCTGATACGCCGCGGCCTGCGTGATACCGATGCCCTGCAGCGCGCACAGCACGTTGGCATCGGCATCGTCCACCGCCACCGGACCGCCCACCTGGGCCGTCTCGATCCGGCCATCCACGATAAAGTCCCAGTCGAACGGCCGGCCCGTGCGGCCCGAGTAATGCACGATGCCGCGGTGCGCACGCAAGTCGGCGATCGTGCGCGGCGTGCCATGGGCGGCCAGGTACGCCGGCGCGGCGCAGGTGACGAAGCGCATGCTGCCGACCTGCCGGCCCACCAGTGCCGAGTCCTGCAGCGCGCCGACCCGCAGCGCGCAATCGATGCCCTCCTGCGTCAGGTCGGCCAGCCGGTCGGCCAGGCTGACCGTGACCGTCAGCTCGGGCCAGGCAACCAGGAATGCCGCCAGGTGCGGCAGGACGACGTTGCGGCCGACGGCGCCGGGCAGCTCGACGCGCAAGGTGCCGCGCGGCCGCGCCGCCGCCGTGCCCCGGAAGCACTGCTCGGCGGCGTCGATGGCAGCCAGGATCTGCACGCACTGGTCGTAGTAGGCCGCGCCATCGGTCGTCAGCGCCAGCTTGCGGGTGGTGCGCAGCAGCAGCGTGGTGCCGAGATAGGCTTCGAGCTTCTGGATCGTGGCCGTCAGCGCGGCGCGGGGCAGGCCCAGCGTTTCGGCCGCCTTGGTAAAGCTGTTGGCTTCGACGATCCGTACGAACGTCTGCATGGCCTTGACCTTGTCCATGAATTGTTCAT
Coding sequences:
- the yihA gene encoding ribosome biogenesis GTP-binding protein YihA/YsxC, which translates into the protein MSKLWQARFFTTVNHLRDLPRTTVPEIAFAGRSNAGKSTAINILCNQKGLAFASKTPGRTQHINFFSIGGAHVAMHRKDETNVAEIRCLLADLPGYGYAEVSGDAKLHWQRLLGDYVQRREQLAALVLIMDARRPFTDLDIQMLEWFAPTGKPIHCILTKVDKLNRNESVNVLRQAQAKLDSYVDEEGEGFPFTVQLFSALKRIGIEEATAKIEELLGLNVDVAGLAAQDEDDAEQ
- the hemB gene encoding porphobilinogen synthase, with the protein product MHSPHFSAQFPAMRMRRMRRDPFSRALMRENVVTAADLIYPVFILEGSNQREPVLSMPGVERVSVDLLLKVAEECVDLGIPVLALFPVIDSSLKTPDGIEATNPEGLVPRAVRELKKHFPELGILTDVALDPYTSHGQDGLIDDNGYVINDITTDMLVRQALAQADAGVDVVAPSDMMDGRIGAIRQALEAKNHIHTRIMAYSAKYASAFYGPFRDAVGSAKNLGKGDKNQYQMDPANSDEALREVAGDLQEGADMVMVKPGMPYLDIVRRVKDEFKVPTFAYQVSGEYAMIKAAAQNGWLDHDKVMMEAMLAFKRAGADGVLTYFALDIARKLKQA
- a CDS encoding LysR family transcriptional regulator, whose product is MDKVKAMQTFVRIVEANSFTKAAETLGLPRAALTATIQKLEAYLGTTLLLRTTRKLALTTDGAAYYDQCVQILAAIDAAEQCFRGTAAARPRGTLRVELPGAVGRNVVLPHLAAFLVAWPELTVTVSLADRLADLTQEGIDCALRVGALQDSALVGRQVGSMRFVTCAAPAYLAAHGTPRTIADLRAHRGIVHYSGRTGRPFDWDFIVDGRIETAQVGGPVAVDDADANVLCALQGIGITQAAAYQVRRHLASGALVELLPETPPAPMPVSLLYPKGRMAAPKVRVFGEWVEQVLRAEPDLGANTGVRHLSQGGTP